From a region of the Orcinus orca chromosome 18, mOrcOrc1.1, whole genome shotgun sequence genome:
- the SIAH3 gene encoding seven in absentia homolog 3 — translation MAVTAMSMKDRPSPITLVLYMLYVSGRCAVTQSAPEPGSFPPHLLPPLLRHHARQPHLRHHARPPHHPPHQEAGLHAAQVTPCTCPLFSCQWEGHLEVVVPHLRQMHRVDILQGAEIVFLATDMHLPAPADWIIVHSCLGHHFLLVLRKRERHAGHPQFFATMMLIGTPTQADCFTYRLELNRNHRRLKWEATPRSVLECVDSVITDGDCLVLNTSLAQLFSDNGSLAIGIAITAATEVCSSEAEM, via the exons ATGGCCGTAACAGCGATGAGCATGAAAGACAGACCATCACCCATCACCCTGGTCCTCTACATGCTG TATGTGTCCGGCCGATGCGCCGTCACCCAGAGCGCCCCGGAGCCCGGCAGCttcccccctcacctcctccccccactcctccGCCACCACGCCCGCCAGCCCCACCTCCGCCACCACGCccgccctccccaccaccccccgcACCAGGAGGCGGGGCTACACGCTGCCCAGGTGACGCCCTGCACCTGCCCCCTGTTCTCCTGCCAGTGGGAAGGCCACCTGGAGGTGGTGGTGCCCCACCTGCGGCAGATGCACAGGGTGGACATCCTCCAGGGGGCCGAGATCGTCTTCCTGGCCACGGACATGCACCTCCCGGCACCGGCCGACTGGATCATCGTGCACTCCTGCCTCGGCCACCACTTTCTGCTGGTGCTTAGGAAGCGGGAGAGGCACGCAGGGCACCCCCAGTTCTTCGCCACCATGATGCTCATCGGGACCCCCACCCAGGCCGACTGCTTCACCTACCGCCTGGAGCTCAACAGAAACCACCGGCGTCTCAAGTGGGAGGCCACCCCCAGGTCTGTGCTGGAGTGCGTGGACTCGGTGATCACTGACGGGGACTGCCTCGTCCTCAACACCTCGCTGGCCCAGCTCTTCTCCGACAACGGCAGCCTTGCCATCGGGATTGCCATCACTGCGGCGACGGAGGTCTGCTCCTCGGAAGCTGAGATGTGA